The following coding sequences are from one Mastomys coucha isolate ucsf_1 unplaced genomic scaffold, UCSF_Mcou_1 pScaffold9, whole genome shotgun sequence window:
- the Tsc22d1 gene encoding TSC22 domain family protein 1 isoform X4, producing MKSQWCRPVAMDLGVYQLRHFSISFLSSLLGTENASVRLDNSSGASVVAIDNKIEQAMDLVKSHLMYAVREEVEVLKEQIKELIEKNSQLEQENNLLKTLASPEQLAQFQAQLQTGSPPATTQPQGTTQPPAQPASQGSGSTA from the exons ATGAAATCCCAATGGTGTAGACCAGTGGCGATGGATCTAGGAGTTTACCAACTGAGACATTTTTCAATCTCTTTCTTGTCGTCTTTGCTGGGAACCGAAAACGCTTCCGTGAGACTTGACAATAG CTCTGGTGCAAGTGTGGTAGCTATCGACAACAAAATAGAGCAAGCTATG GATCTGGTGAAAAGCCATTTGATGTATGCAGTAAGAGAGGAAGTGGAGGTTCTGAAGGAGCAGATCAAAGAACTAATAGAGAAAAACTCCCAGCTGGAGCAGGAGAACAATCTGTTGAAGACACTGGCCAGTCCGGAGCAGCTCGCCCAGTTTCAGGCCCAGCTGCAGACTGGCTCCCCTCCGGCCACCACGCAGCCACAGGGGACCACACAGCCCCCTGCGCAGCCAGCGTCCCAGGGCTCAGGATCAACCGCATAG
- the Tsc22d1 gene encoding TSC22 domain family protein 1 isoform X5, whose translation MDLVKSHLMYAVREEVEVLKEQIKELIEKNSQLEQENNLLKTLASPEQLAQFQAQLQTGSPPATTQPQGTTQPPAQPASQGSGSTA comes from the exons ATG GATCTGGTGAAAAGCCATTTGATGTATGCAGTAAGAGAGGAAGTGGAGGTTCTGAAGGAGCAGATCAAAGAACTAATAGAGAAAAACTCCCAGCTGGAGCAGGAGAACAATCTGTTGAAGACACTGGCCAGTCCGGAGCAGCTCGCCCAGTTTCAGGCCCAGCTGCAGACTGGCTCCCCTCCGGCCACCACGCAGCCACAGGGGACCACACAGCCCCCTGCGCAGCCAGCGTCCCAGGGCTCAGGATCAACCGCATAG